In one window of Verrucomicrobiia bacterium DNA:
- a CDS encoding Ig domain-containing protein, with amino-acid sequence MGKDNCNCSPSGKGTPLQFKLGKHAEEHLACGCDPIPWDKVHGWGEKKDLPEPSKCNKGYFFLVLEDGKLPLLYLSDGEKWIPVNPLNNLDPNIPVITSPNQISGPVNQALVYQITATNDPDKFGAVNIPPGMAFNADTGVISGVPNTPGVWGVQLSATNSYGTGVGVVLITITGGNDAPVIQPPVNAGGKVGSPFGFGMTATGGSPITFTFLDPLPPGLAGDASGLILGVPSQKGIFIVNVQADSPFGSDQKAIAITIEEGQQLFGLCIWILPPPPAVNSPGDIGMRSFDPNYSYECIAPNLWRRKPHTTW; translated from the coding sequence GTGGTTGCGATCCGATTCCTTGGGACAAAGTGCATGGATGGGGCGAGAAAAAAGATTTACCAGAACCTTCCAAGTGCAATAAAGGCTACTTTTTCTTGGTTTTAGAAGATGGAAAACTTCCATTACTCTACCTTTCCGATGGCGAGAAATGGATTCCAGTTAACCCACTTAATAATTTAGACCCAAACATTCCAGTTATCACCAGCCCGAATCAAATTTCTGGACCCGTTAATCAAGCTTTAGTTTATCAGATTACGGCGACCAATGATCCTGATAAATTTGGTGCGGTCAATATTCCGCCAGGCATGGCATTCAATGCTGATACTGGAGTTATTTCTGGTGTCCCGAATACTCCAGGTGTCTGGGGTGTTCAGCTCTCAGCCACGAATTCGTATGGAACCGGAGTTGGCGTTGTCTTAATTACTATTACAGGCGGCAACGATGCGCCTGTTATACAGCCTCCTGTTAATGCTGGCGGAAAAGTGGGATCGCCTTTTGGCTTTGGAATGACTGCGACTGGCGGTTCGCCTATTACATTTACTTTCCTTGATCCACTTCCCCCTGGTTTAGCGGGTGATGCCTCTGGACTCATTCTAGGTGTTCCTTCGCAGAAAGGAATTTTCATTGTTAACGTCCAAGCCGATAGCCCATTTGGTAGCGATCAAAAGGCTATCGCTATTACTATCGAGGAGGGGCAACAACTTTTTGGGCTTTGCATTTGGATTTTACCACCACCTCCAGCGGTTAATTCGCCTGGCGATATTGGGATGAGATCATTTGATCCGAACTATTCTTATGAGTGTATTGCACCTAATTTATGGAGGAGAAAACCTCACACCACTTGGTAA